In one Candidatus Nitronereus thalassa genomic region, the following are encoded:
- a CDS encoding DnaJ C-terminal domain-containing protein, which produces MPNATQDFYSRLGLSKTATQDEIKKAYRKLARKCHPDLHSGEKKSEMEKQFKELSEAYEVLGNEETRKKYDKYGAQWKEAEAYEQARQQAGATGRGGEWHTQYSQGDARDFSDLFENLFGKQARSYGGTQRGFAIPGADLEANVQLSLHEVFAGTSRHLEIPEKSGSVKSLEVRIPKGVRDGERVRVKGKGGPGQNGGPSGDLFMKIHVRPHPVFLRSGANVSIDLPVYPWEAALGTEVQVPTLTGPVRLKIPPGSHSKQKMRVKGKGLPNRTGGYGDQFVILTITNPPSCSEQERALYEQLQKLDHPDPRAALIREATHA; this is translated from the coding sequence ATGCCAAACGCCACCCAAGATTTTTACAGCCGTCTCGGCCTCTCTAAAACCGCGACTCAAGACGAGATTAAAAAAGCCTACAGAAAATTGGCCCGTAAATGTCATCCCGACCTTCACTCAGGTGAGAAAAAGTCGGAAATGGAAAAACAGTTCAAGGAACTCAGCGAAGCCTACGAGGTGCTTGGGAACGAGGAGACGCGAAAAAAATACGACAAATACGGTGCCCAATGGAAAGAGGCGGAGGCCTACGAACAGGCTCGCCAACAAGCGGGAGCCACCGGGAGAGGAGGAGAATGGCACACCCAATATTCTCAGGGCGATGCTCGGGACTTTAGCGACCTGTTTGAAAACCTTTTTGGGAAACAAGCCAGGTCCTACGGGGGAACCCAACGCGGATTTGCGATTCCCGGGGCAGACCTTGAAGCCAATGTTCAACTCTCGCTTCACGAAGTTTTTGCCGGGACCAGTAGACATTTGGAAATCCCGGAAAAATCCGGAAGCGTCAAATCCCTCGAGGTCCGAATTCCCAAAGGCGTTCGAGACGGAGAACGGGTTCGCGTAAAAGGCAAAGGTGGCCCTGGCCAGAATGGTGGGCCATCCGGTGATTTATTCATGAAAATTCATGTCAGGCCTCATCCGGTTTTCCTTAGATCCGGCGCCAACGTATCAATCGACTTGCCTGTCTATCCCTGGGAGGCGGCCTTAGGAACTGAAGTGCAAGTGCCAACGTTAACCGGCCCTGTTCGGTTGAAAATTCCTCCGGGCAGTCATTCCAAACAGAAAATGCGCGTGAAGGGGAAAGGCCTGCCGAACCGTACCGGAGGCTATGGCGATCAATTTGTCATTCTCACCATCACGAACCCTCCTTCGTGCTCTGAACAAGAACGGGCGTTGTATGAACAACTCCAAAAGCTGGATCACCCTGATCCACGAGCCGCACTCATCCGCGAGGCGACACATGCCTAA
- a CDS encoding chaperone modulator CbpM, with amino-acid sequence MPKDYDRDIEQVTGELVYHASINQEELCTRLGIGPELVELCMEWDIIHPLHTTSEGVLMFSMQTVDRLSSGLRLHRDLGVNWAGVGIALDLLERIEALESQLKESFPLE; translated from the coding sequence ATGCCTAAAGACTACGACCGAGACATTGAACAGGTCACTGGGGAACTGGTGTACCATGCCTCTATCAACCAAGAAGAATTGTGCACTCGGCTTGGTATTGGTCCCGAACTTGTGGAATTGTGCATGGAATGGGACATTATCCACCCCCTCCACACCACCTCAGAAGGCGTCTTAATGTTTTCTATGCAAACAGTGGATCGTCTCTCAAGTGGGTTACGCCTTCATCGGGACTTGGGGGTCAACTGGGCAGGGGTCGGCATTGCCTTGGACTTGTTGGAACGTATTGAAGCATTGGAATCTCAATTGAAAGAATCATTTCCCCTTGAATAG